A single Candidatus Polarisedimenticolaceae bacterium DNA region contains:
- a CDS encoding ATP-binding protein, with translation MGRVKILAMLVAATLPFAAHAARAPIRHYTATDGFAESHVNRLKIDPSGVVWIAGASGLWKFDGERFDLLGADLGLPRAEVQDIALAGDGLLWVATDVGLFRGDPSQRKQEPVFARFEFPSEENGSAPAPFRLLAAGDGTIWVGTRHGLWRIPPTGGGASRIDGVPQLGRVTSLAEGPGGAVWVGTHRSGLYRIARDGRVDHHDDAEPGYGFVSDFMFDDDGSVWTAFLGGVAHFTGDPFASPAPGPAILGESDGISISPSSLLRVDRDRFLIGTLAGIDDVRRDASGRFKVEGKLDRSSGLPDAAVQTVAFDREGNLWCGMFYRGLAKRVASGFTQHDEVDAQRSIIIGVAGDREGRVAVLTRGETSLTLYTSGAADLVARALTLPFASGLVGWRTAGQFAQDPSGDWWVGGSMGLLRFHGATPVRAPAGGSDLERAEASAVFVAANGDLWIGSPRGESEASTLSCRHPGGTITTFPSSAIGTHAVAYAFAEDAAHDIWIAFEDGRILRYRDGNFERLPVPVAALAEAPFFVDRAGALWILGQGLAVSSDPASAHPAFERQPLPARYADLATTCGTEDRDGRFYFGTTRGVLRLDRKTGAFRLFTDDDGLPRGEIRYAFRDTSDRLWFADAIGLAQLIPGPDPPSFEAPIRIRSITVEGTPLPLAPLGASSVGPLSLRAGERTLRIEYLAVHHAPGSSPQFRTKLEGADSSWSAPTDERSVVYSNLAPGHYRFLVTSATSNGGSPATVVFHVAAPFYKRGWFVSLVAVLGVAAAFGAYRVRVAHLLTLERLRTRIATDLHDEVGSSLSQIAVLSQVAEQAPAPRALGRITELAGSLVDAMSDTVWAISPGEDRLSDLVHRMRRFGADLFADGAATVQLDLPEAHGDERLEPDVRRAIYLVFKESLHNIHKHARARHVRVALERRGGGFRLTIGDDGRGFDHSAITPGHGLASMRARAEALDGRLNVESVVGSGTRVVLDVLRPKRSLARWIVWRRRNRM, from the coding sequence GTGGGGCGCGTCAAGATCCTCGCGATGCTCGTGGCGGCCACGCTGCCGTTCGCCGCCCACGCCGCCCGGGCTCCGATCCGCCACTACACCGCCACCGACGGGTTCGCGGAATCGCACGTCAACCGTCTCAAAATCGATCCGAGCGGTGTCGTGTGGATCGCGGGCGCGTCGGGGTTGTGGAAGTTCGATGGCGAGCGCTTCGATCTTCTCGGTGCGGATCTGGGTCTCCCGCGCGCGGAGGTCCAGGACATCGCCCTCGCCGGCGACGGATTGCTCTGGGTCGCGACCGACGTGGGGCTGTTTCGCGGTGACCCTTCGCAGCGGAAACAGGAACCGGTGTTCGCGCGCTTCGAATTCCCATCGGAGGAGAACGGATCCGCGCCGGCTCCGTTCCGCCTGCTCGCCGCCGGCGACGGCACGATCTGGGTCGGCACGCGGCACGGCTTGTGGCGGATCCCACCGACCGGCGGAGGCGCGTCGAGAATCGACGGCGTGCCGCAGCTCGGGCGCGTGACCAGCCTCGCGGAGGGACCGGGAGGCGCCGTCTGGGTCGGGACACATCGCTCCGGTCTCTATCGCATCGCACGCGACGGCCGCGTCGATCATCACGATGATGCCGAGCCGGGCTACGGGTTCGTCAGCGACTTCATGTTCGACGACGACGGGAGCGTGTGGACCGCCTTCCTCGGCGGCGTCGCGCACTTCACGGGAGATCCGTTCGCCTCGCCCGCTCCAGGGCCGGCCATTCTCGGAGAGTCGGACGGCATCAGCATCAGCCCGAGCAGCCTCCTGCGCGTCGATCGCGACCGGTTCCTGATCGGCACGCTCGCGGGGATCGACGACGTGCGGCGCGATGCGAGCGGGCGCTTCAAGGTCGAGGGCAAGCTCGATCGATCGTCGGGCTTGCCCGATGCCGCCGTGCAGACGGTCGCCTTCGACCGCGAGGGAAACCTGTGGTGCGGGATGTTCTACCGCGGGTTGGCCAAGCGCGTCGCGAGCGGTTTCACGCAGCACGACGAGGTCGACGCGCAACGCTCGATCATCATCGGTGTCGCCGGGGATCGAGAGGGCCGGGTCGCCGTGCTCACCCGAGGCGAGACGTCGCTCACGCTGTACACGAGCGGCGCCGCGGACTTGGTCGCGCGGGCGCTCACCCTTCCGTTCGCTTCGGGACTCGTGGGCTGGCGCACCGCGGGGCAGTTCGCCCAGGATCCGTCCGGAGATTGGTGGGTAGGCGGCTCCATGGGCCTGCTCCGCTTTCACGGTGCGACGCCGGTGCGCGCACCGGCCGGCGGAAGCGACCTCGAACGCGCCGAGGCTTCGGCGGTCTTCGTCGCCGCGAACGGCGACCTCTGGATCGGCTCCCCGAGGGGCGAATCGGAAGCGAGCACGCTGTCGTGCCGGCATCCCGGCGGCACCATCACGACCTTTCCGTCCTCGGCCATCGGGACGCACGCCGTCGCCTACGCGTTCGCGGAGGACGCCGCGCACGACATCTGGATCGCCTTCGAGGACGGAAGGATCCTCCGCTACCGCGACGGAAATTTCGAGCGCCTCCCGGTCCCGGTCGCGGCCCTCGCGGAAGCGCCGTTCTTCGTCGATCGCGCGGGTGCGCTGTGGATCTTGGGTCAAGGCCTCGCGGTCAGCTCGGATCCGGCATCCGCGCATCCGGCGTTCGAGCGGCAGCCTCTGCCTGCTCGGTATGCCGATCTGGCGACGACGTGCGGCACGGAGGATCGCGACGGCCGCTTCTATTTCGGCACGACGCGCGGCGTGCTCCGTCTCGATCGCAAGACCGGCGCCTTCCGCCTCTTCACCGACGACGACGGCCTCCCGCGCGGCGAGATTCGATACGCCTTTCGCGACACCTCCGATCGGCTCTGGTTCGCGGATGCGATCGGCCTCGCGCAGCTCATCCCGGGTCCCGATCCACCGTCGTTCGAGGCGCCGATTCGCATCCGTTCGATCACCGTGGAAGGGACGCCGCTCCCCCTCGCTCCCCTCGGTGCGTCAAGCGTCGGTCCGCTCTCGCTTCGAGCCGGCGAGCGGACGCTGCGCATCGAGTACCTGGCCGTTCATCACGCACCGGGATCGTCTCCGCAGTTCCGCACCAAGCTCGAGGGCGCCGACTCGAGCTGGAGCGCGCCCACCGACGAACGCTCGGTCGTGTACTCGAATCTCGCGCCCGGCCATTACCGCTTTCTCGTGACGTCCGCGACCTCGAACGGCGGATCGCCGGCGACCGTCGTCTTCCACGTGGCGGCGCCGTTCTACAAGCGTGGCTGGTTCGTGAGCCTCGTCGCCGTCCTCGGTGTCGCCGCCGCGTTCGGCGCGTACCGTGTTCGCGTCGCGCACCTGCTCACGCTCGAGCGGTTGCGCACGCGGATCGCCACCGACCTTCACGATGAGGTCGGCTCGAGCCTGTCGCAGATCGCCGTCTTGAGTCAGGTCGCGGAGCAAGCGCCGGCGCCGCGAGCGCTCGGCCGGATCACCGAGCTTGCGGGCAGCCTCGTCGATGCGATGAGCGACACGGTGTGGGCGATCAGCCCGGGCGAGGACCGTCTCAGCGATCTTGTCCATCGCATGCGGCGCTTCGGGGCCGACCTCTTCGCCGACGGCGCCGCGACGGTGCAGCTCGATCTGCCGGAGGCGCACGGCGACGAGCGCCTCGAACCGGACGTCCGGCGGGCGATCTACCTCGTCTTCAAGGAATCGCTCCACAACATCCACAAGCATGCGCGCGCGCGGCACGTCCGCGTCGCCCTGGAGCGGCGGGGCGGAGGCTTCCGGCTGACGATCGGCGACGACGGCCGCGGCTTCGACCATTCTGCGATCACACCCGGCCACGGTCTCGCGAGCATGCGCGCCCGCGCCGAGGCGCTCGACGGGCGCCTCAACGTGGAATCGGTCGTCGGCAGCGGCACGCGTGTCGTCCTCGACGTCCTCCGGCCGAAGCGATCGCTAGCAAGATGGATAGTGTGGCGTCGCAGGAACCGGATGTAA
- a CDS encoding serine/threonine-protein kinase, producing the protein MIEAGTLVSHYRIEGAIGGGAMAKVYRATDVSSGRTVALKVPRGGPDILRRFLREVRLAARLIHPNIVRVLGGFEHDGSPWLVMEFVEGTSLGAVIDGGGPLPLADVVRHGAGLASALAFAHARGVLHQDVSPNNILIAAGGRAMLSDFGLASFSSAPPGVESSRLLAVGTRGYMAPEKILGHSTDARSDLFSLGAVLYEMATGRPAFPGATNETVLDEPAAMGVGEELERIVMKALAKSPDERYASAADLAADLAAA; encoded by the coding sequence GTGATCGAGGCGGGCACGCTCGTCTCGCACTACAGGATCGAAGGTGCGATCGGCGGCGGCGCGATGGCGAAGGTGTACCGCGCGACCGACGTCAGCTCGGGGCGCACGGTCGCGCTGAAGGTGCCGCGCGGCGGTCCCGACATACTGCGCCGCTTCCTTCGCGAGGTGCGTCTCGCCGCCAGGCTGATCCACCCGAACATCGTCCGTGTGCTCGGCGGATTCGAGCACGACGGTTCTCCGTGGCTCGTCATGGAGTTCGTCGAGGGCACGAGTCTCGGCGCAGTGATCGACGGCGGCGGACCGCTACCGCTCGCCGACGTCGTGCGACACGGCGCCGGGCTTGCCTCGGCGCTCGCCTTCGCGCATGCGCGAGGGGTCCTCCATCAGGACGTGTCGCCGAACAACATTCTGATCGCGGCCGGCGGACGCGCCATGCTCTCGGACTTCGGGCTCGCCAGCTTCTCGTCGGCTCCGCCGGGTGTGGAGTCGAGTCGGCTGCTGGCCGTGGGAACACGCGGCTACATGGCTCCCGAGAAGATCCTCGGTCACTCTACCGATGCGCGGAGCGATCTGTTCTCGCTCGGTGCGGTGCTCTACGAGATGGCGACAGGGCGGCCCGCGTTTCCCGGTGCGACGAACGAGACGGTGCTCGACGAGCCGGCCGCGATGGGCGTCGGCGAGGAGTTGGAGCGGATCGTCATGAAGGCGCTCGCGAAGTCACCGGACGAGCGCTACGCGAGCGCGGCCGACCTCGCCGCGGACCTCGCGGCGGCCTAG
- a CDS encoding response regulator transcription factor — protein MDIETSVIRVGIVEDQDDIREGLATLIAAAPGFACAGAWPVMESALPELEAKEPDVVLVDLGLPGMGGIEGIRRLKVSRPTIPSVVLTVYQDDDRIFQALCAGACGYLLKKTPAPQLLAGAAEAVRGGAPMSPEIARRVVGLFSRFEPARHADYRLTPHELRVLKLLVEGHSYKTAAAALDVSAATIAFHLRRVYEKLQVHSKTEAVSKALRDGLVR, from the coding sequence ATGGACATCGAGACCTCCGTCATCCGTGTCGGGATCGTCGAGGACCAAGACGATATCCGCGAGGGCCTTGCGACCTTGATCGCGGCCGCGCCCGGCTTCGCCTGCGCCGGCGCGTGGCCGGTCATGGAGTCCGCGCTGCCCGAGCTCGAGGCGAAGGAGCCCGACGTCGTGCTCGTCGACCTGGGCCTTCCGGGCATGGGCGGGATCGAGGGAATCCGCCGTCTCAAGGTGTCGCGGCCGACGATCCCGAGCGTCGTCCTGACCGTCTATCAGGATGACGACCGGATCTTCCAGGCCCTGTGCGCCGGCGCGTGCGGCTATCTCCTGAAGAAGACCCCGGCACCGCAGCTCCTCGCCGGCGCGGCAGAGGCGGTGCGCGGCGGCGCCCCCATGTCTCCCGAAATCGCGCGTCGTGTGGTCGGGTTGTTCTCGCGGTTCGAGCCCGCCCGCCACGCCGATTACCGCCTCACACCGCACGAACTGCGCGTGCTGAAGCTCCTCGTCGAGGGGCACTCGTACAAGACGGCCGCGGCGGCGCTCGACGTCTCGGCGGCGACGATCGCCTTCCACCTGCGTCGGGTCTACGAGAAGCTCCAGGTCCACTCGAAGACCGAGGCGGTGTCGAAGGCGCTTCGCGACGGATTGGTGCGCTGA
- a CDS encoding sigma-70 family RNA polymerase sigma factor, translated as MSATAFPEFEPRGAGAELTERLTRIVDGDDGARRWLHDTFAPRLSRRLRARYARFRGVDVEEVFQDTFLFFFQSAPRTFGRFLDEVPAAQRTETRLDAYLWDLACGIASNRLRSARRKPAASSMPVEEAVDPVDAERLTLDRDLLSKLKACLKRAGSRSYLYYKLRFVDGFTPDEIAVVTGWSRKITYKLRSVLDGAIDRCARRLGLR; from the coding sequence ATGTCGGCCACGGCATTCCCGGAGTTCGAGCCTCGCGGAGCGGGAGCGGAGCTGACGGAGCGCCTCACGCGCATCGTCGACGGCGACGACGGAGCGCGGCGTTGGCTGCACGACACGTTCGCGCCGCGCCTCTCACGCCGGCTGCGCGCGCGGTACGCGCGGTTCCGCGGGGTCGACGTCGAGGAAGTGTTCCAGGACACCTTCCTCTTCTTCTTCCAGAGCGCGCCGCGCACCTTCGGACGATTCCTCGACGAGGTCCCGGCGGCTCAACGCACGGAGACGCGGCTCGACGCGTACCTGTGGGACCTCGCCTGCGGTATCGCGAGCAACCGCCTGCGCTCGGCGCGGCGCAAGCCTGCCGCTTCGTCGATGCCGGTGGAGGAAGCGGTCGACCCGGTCGATGCGGAGCGCCTCACGCTCGACCGCGACCTCTTGAGCAAGCTCAAGGCGTGTCTCAAGCGGGCCGGGAGCCGGTCGTACCTCTACTACAAGCTCCGGTTCGTCGACGGGTTCACTCCGGATGAGATCGCGGTCGTGACCGGCTGGTCGCGGAAGATCACGTACAAGCTGCGGTCGGTCCTGGATGGAGCGATCGACCGATGCGCGCGTCGTCTCGGCCTGCGCTGA
- a CDS encoding thiopeptide-type bacteriocin biosynthesis protein, translated as MSVEKPEACLYAAMTSPAESHDRLLHELVAPVVAEIREHPDLDSLFFVRYADPEWQLRFRVLGRPEWVDGFVRPRVEKALRPFVASGAIGEVVWGEYAREWERYGGPAGMRLAEKIFFHDSVACLEFLESEKVPRREYSLVFTERFLDLFHFDDAQRTAFYRTGHEWAFRDGVFRDEDRPKLERRYDGMRDGLRERVLTFGDETARAIAGRCLEATRPVVDELLAAHAAGHVQKDLVDLAWSYTHLHCNRLGIDVVPEAILRYLMYRLYAEGGLRPPSARQTR; from the coding sequence GTGAGCGTCGAGAAGCCCGAAGCCTGTCTCTACGCGGCGATGACGTCGCCGGCGGAGAGCCACGACCGCCTTCTCCACGAGCTCGTCGCTCCCGTCGTCGCGGAGATCCGCGAGCACCCCGATCTCGACTCGCTCTTCTTCGTCCGCTACGCCGACCCCGAGTGGCAGCTTCGCTTCCGCGTGCTGGGGCGTCCGGAGTGGGTCGACGGATTCGTGCGGCCGAGGGTCGAGAAGGCGCTCCGGCCGTTCGTCGCGTCGGGAGCGATCGGCGAGGTCGTGTGGGGCGAGTACGCGCGCGAGTGGGAACGCTACGGCGGCCCGGCCGGGATGAGGCTTGCGGAGAAGATCTTCTTCCACGATTCGGTCGCGTGCCTGGAGTTTCTCGAGTCTGAGAAAGTGCCGCGCCGCGAGTACAGCCTCGTCTTCACCGAGCGGTTTCTCGATCTTTTCCATTTCGACGACGCTCAGCGGACCGCGTTCTATCGCACGGGGCACGAGTGGGCGTTCCGCGACGGCGTCTTCCGCGACGAAGACCGGCCGAAGCTCGAGCGCAGGTACGACGGCATGCGCGACGGTCTGCGTGAGCGCGTCCTCACGTTCGGCGACGAGACGGCGCGCGCCATCGCGGGGCGCTGCCTCGAGGCGACGCGACCCGTCGTCGACGAGTTGCTCGCGGCCCACGCCGCCGGTCACGTTCAAAAAGATCTCGTCGATCTCGCGTGGTCGTACACGCACCTGCACTGCAACCGCTTGGGGATCGACGTCGTCCCCGAGGCGATCCTCCGCTACCTGATGTACCGGCTCTATGCCGAGGGAGGCCTGCGCCCGCCGAGCGCGCGCCAGACCAGGTAG
- a CDS encoding CHAT domain-containing protein, with protein MRASSRPALIAVALAAAACRVAGRSGLIADPAPVFRGHRDIDVAGAAAPVPRVIGRSAPIGFCLDAPPQTDTSQWEARVLDGTFVRPVARLDTTVCFEAPIPASLADGTRTMCAVLRDRFDGETQSLPCLPFRLETDDGAIAELDKRIPSALAKGASALESLSDDAKADGYTGLAFRAKLIAAYALRRDGSDSARAEATLLLRDDPPWVRSTAGLRWAGPLDYERASLALDARADLAGCWRLLRTAERSFRLSGDRKWIAVAGKQAEVLSRAGALGEAKERLRFAVSVCGTAPCDPSLVRSVESTWAWLVASDPDSSPEEIDAATRRVAAIGSEAPASQDKLEQANVFLNLAFLEVRAGRAPVDALARARGLIGNDASARAHDLAAWADLAEARRDMDEGDAHRALAACGRIDAAAASPRVRAFAASATGAALRKLRKLEQASASYAKALALHAASNATRLDDPLGPSPWAEDAYAAARVEVEGGRPEEAWAILEALDEDRETPPRPAPVSLEPWLALLAELERPASSSRREERDAIRWSALDRMREAIRSHDAPSKREQASTDYRAFPVDVEVIVLRRTEGGRIVTYRRTPFSRAELVARISAVRDALERGDVDDARWDQLVEPLGRALAPRAEDLAAATAFAMHGILQDVPLAALRIPADAARRWLGEVTAPVHRTAIATPVRRESAAGGAVVVSDPRGDLGATAAWSGGPATILRGEGATRDALRRALSGAALLHVDAHAHYEPAFPELSTIVLADGVTTGQELAAWGPGLVFANLSGCATGRAPVSADSGRFGIAGLLARSGVPWVVAARAPLADALAAAFNRAFYAALAGGGDVPHAYRSGLEAVRRRSPASRWGAWVLLSGADADRGGQTADARTPHLAGGLR; from the coding sequence ATGCGCGCGTCGTCTCGGCCTGCGCTGATCGCGGTCGCTCTCGCGGCGGCTGCGTGTCGCGTCGCAGGACGCTCCGGCCTGATCGCGGATCCCGCTCCTGTATTTCGAGGCCACCGCGACATCGACGTCGCCGGGGCGGCCGCTCCGGTCCCGCGCGTGATCGGGCGGTCCGCGCCGATCGGGTTCTGCCTCGACGCACCGCCTCAAACCGATACGAGCCAGTGGGAGGCGCGCGTGCTCGACGGCACCTTCGTGCGTCCGGTCGCGCGCCTCGACACGACGGTCTGCTTCGAGGCGCCGATCCCCGCGAGCCTCGCCGATGGAACGCGGACGATGTGCGCCGTCCTCCGCGACCGTTTCGACGGAGAGACGCAGAGCTTGCCCTGCCTGCCATTCCGGCTCGAGACCGACGATGGAGCGATCGCGGAGCTCGACAAGCGGATCCCTTCCGCGTTGGCCAAAGGGGCATCCGCGCTCGAGTCGCTTTCCGACGACGCGAAGGCTGACGGCTACACGGGACTGGCGTTCCGCGCAAAGCTCATCGCGGCGTACGCGCTGCGCCGCGATGGGTCCGACTCGGCGCGTGCCGAGGCCACGCTCCTGCTGCGCGACGACCCGCCGTGGGTGCGATCCACCGCCGGCCTTCGCTGGGCGGGTCCGCTCGACTACGAGCGCGCGTCGCTCGCGCTCGACGCTCGAGCCGATCTCGCCGGTTGCTGGCGCCTCCTCCGGACGGCCGAACGAAGCTTCCGGCTGAGCGGCGATCGCAAGTGGATCGCCGTCGCCGGAAAGCAGGCGGAGGTCCTCTCCCGCGCCGGCGCTCTCGGCGAGGCGAAGGAGCGTCTCCGATTCGCGGTCTCGGTGTGCGGCACCGCCCCGTGCGACCCGTCGCTCGTCCGTTCCGTGGAGAGCACGTGGGCGTGGCTCGTCGCTTCGGATCCCGATTCATCCCCCGAGGAGATCGACGCGGCGACGCGCCGCGTGGCGGCGATCGGATCCGAAGCCCCGGCGTCGCAGGACAAACTCGAGCAGGCGAACGTCTTTCTCAACCTTGCCTTCCTCGAGGTGCGCGCCGGCCGCGCGCCCGTGGACGCCCTGGCGCGTGCGCGCGGTCTGATCGGCAACGACGCTTCCGCGCGGGCGCACGATCTCGCCGCGTGGGCCGACCTTGCTGAGGCTCGGCGGGACATGGACGAGGGCGATGCGCACCGCGCCCTCGCGGCGTGCGGACGGATCGACGCGGCCGCTGCGAGCCCGCGTGTCCGCGCCTTCGCCGCGAGCGCCACCGGAGCTGCACTGCGGAAGCTGAGAAAGCTCGAGCAGGCGAGCGCGAGCTACGCGAAGGCGCTCGCGCTCCACGCGGCGTCGAATGCGACGCGGCTCGACGATCCGCTGGGGCCGAGCCCTTGGGCCGAGGACGCGTACGCCGCGGCGCGTGTCGAGGTCGAGGGCGGGCGCCCCGAAGAGGCGTGGGCGATCTTGGAAGCCCTGGACGAGGACCGAGAGACACCACCTCGACCTGCGCCGGTGTCGCTCGAGCCGTGGCTCGCTCTCCTGGCCGAGCTCGAGCGCCCCGCGTCGTCGTCGCGGCGCGAGGAGCGCGATGCGATTCGCTGGTCGGCGCTCGACCGCATGCGCGAGGCGATCCGTTCGCACGACGCTCCGTCGAAGCGCGAGCAGGCCTCCACCGACTACCGCGCATTCCCCGTCGACGTTGAGGTGATCGTCCTCCGGCGAACGGAGGGCGGTCGCATCGTCACCTACCGGCGGACGCCGTTCTCGCGCGCCGAGCTCGTCGCGCGCATTTCGGCCGTGCGCGATGCCCTCGAGCGAGGCGACGTCGACGACGCCCGATGGGACCAGCTCGTCGAACCCCTGGGAAGAGCGCTCGCACCCAGGGCGGAGGATCTCGCCGCCGCCACGGCGTTCGCGATGCACGGCATCCTTCAAGACGTTCCGCTCGCCGCGCTCAGGATTCCAGCCGACGCAGCCCGGCGATGGCTCGGCGAGGTCACCGCACCGGTCCATCGCACGGCGATCGCGACACCCGTGCGACGCGAGAGTGCCGCCGGCGGAGCCGTCGTCGTCTCCGATCCTCGCGGCGACCTCGGTGCGACGGCTGCGTGGAGCGGCGGTCCCGCGACGATCCTTCGCGGCGAGGGGGCGACACGCGATGCGCTCCGCCGGGCCCTTTCAGGCGCAGCGCTCCTTCACGTCGACGCGCACGCGCACTACGAGCCTGCGTTTCCCGAGCTCTCGACGATCGTTCTCGCCGACGGTGTCACGACCGGGCAGGAGCTGGCCGCGTGGGGGCCGGGCCTCGTCTTCGCCAATTTGAGCGGTTGCGCCACCGGGCGCGCGCCCGTCAGCGCGGACAGCGGCCGCTTCGGCATCGCCGGCCTTCTCGCGCGCTCGGGCGTGCCGTGGGTCGTCGCAGCCCGGGCGCCGCTCGCCGATGCCCTGGCCGCCGCGTTCAATCGGGCGTTCTATGCGGCCCTCGCGGGCGGGGGCGACGTTCCCCACGCCTATCGCTCCGGTCTCGAAGCCGTTCGCCGCCGCAGCCCGGCCTCGCGGTGGGGCGCGTGGGTTCTCTTGAGCGGCGCCGACGCCGATCGAGGGGGGCAAACGGCCGATGCGCGGACTCCCCATCTTGCGGGGGGGCTGCGATGA